From Haliotis asinina isolate JCU_RB_2024 chromosome 8, JCU_Hal_asi_v2, whole genome shotgun sequence, a single genomic window includes:
- the LOC137293894 gene encoding uncharacterized protein, with amino-acid sequence MATVFGIDHKTLAMSTVALSVGVAAYSTYRLYAERRGKSRDNVYESRKLLNEYLVFHYGSPQEVLKYDFGPKDSLDFPKRCAELCLKHYKDNSGIPNRALDIGCAVGRSTFELCRVVEQAVGIDYSQSFVNACNTMKTDGKMDYFVVDEGALTTDLVARVAPEIDRSRAEFEQGDACALRSDLGKFGIVLAANLICRLHHATAFLQRLPGLVASGGVVVITAPYTWLPEFADKENWLGGYKDSSGNPVTGFSALKKWLSPDFDLLEEVDMPFFIRETARKNQWTVAQATVWRRK; translated from the exons ATGGCGACTGTGTTTGGAATAGACCATAAGACCCTTGCCATGTCCACGGTAGCGTTGTCAGTGGGCGTGGCGGCCTACAGCACGTATCGACTGTATGCTGAGCGGAGGGGCAAAAGTAGAGACAATGTTTATGAATCGCGGAAACTGTTGAATGAGTACCTGGTTTTTCACTATGGATCGCCGCAAGAAGTTCTCAAATACGATTTTGGTCCCAAGGACTCACTCGATTTCCCAAAAcgttgtgcagagttgtgtttgAAGCATTATAAAGACAAT TCAGGAATTCCAAATCGAGCTCTGGATATCGGCTGTGCAGTCGGCAGGTCGACCTTTGAGCTGTGTCGGGTTGTAGAGCAGGCAGTGGGGATTGACTACAGCCAGTCGTTCGTCAATGCATGCAACACAATGAAGACTGATGGAAAGATGGACTATTTTGTCGTTGATGAGGGAGCCTTGACAACCGATCTTGTTGCTAGGGTAGCACCTGAAATT GACCGATCTCGAGCAGAGTTTGAGCAGGGAGATGCATGTGCTCTGCGAAGTGATCTGGGAAAGTTTGGCATTGTTCTGGCAGCAAACCTCATCTGCAGACTCCATCATGCCACTGCCTTCCTTCAGCGCCTCCCAGGTCTTGTGGCCTCAGGGGGTGTGGTCGTCATCACAGCGCCGTACACATGGCTCCCAGAATTTGCTGACAAG GAGAACTGGCTTGGGGGCTACAAGGACTCAAGTGGCAACCCAGTCACTGGCTTCTCTGCCCTCAAGAAGTGGCTCAGCCCTGACTTCGACCTGCTGGAGGAGGTCGACATGCCCTTCTTCATACGAGAGACAGCCCGCAAAAACCAGTGGACTGTTGCCCAGGCCACTGTCTGGAGGAGGAAGTAG
- the LOC137293892 gene encoding polypeptide N-acetylgalactosaminyltransferase 16-like, protein MRRKNRLLVVVLWLCATVGVMYVYRGVIIRWLNGSNTYFDPKSLSYKSYIGTIDVEDLKMPLQKHAFNIVTSNSIPPDRDIPDVRYSQCKKTDYSFKKLPKTSIIITFHNEARSALLRTVISVLTRTPLYLVEDIILVDDFSDDPDDGQLLSVIPKVKLIRNAQREGLIRSRVIGADTANGPILTFLDSHCEVNKEWLQPLLQRLVDAPYSVVSPVIDVIDIESFQYKAVPDILRGGFDWSMHFKWEDQPLSTVGKRKTDPVKTPIIAGGIFSVRKQWFNNLGKYDTKMDIWGGENFELSFRVWMCGGQLEIIPCSRVGHVFRKRHPYSFPEGNSNTYMKNTRRTAEVWMDDYKRFYYAARPSSRMQAYGDVQERRALRQRLKCQTFRWYLDNVYPELKLPVNDEFAYGQIYQDNQCLDIIPGQLPVLIKLRPCVESKDSQEWSWRRKGVIVSNGMCLTAGIQETHSYLVVQFCNYGDNQRWYRHKNHIIHQASSLCVDSHKSETGLVLSECEDYLSSQQWKITVENPASQEKEYLDDL, encoded by the exons ATGAGACGCAAGAACCGTCTGCTGGTCGTGGTTCTGTGGCTGTGCGCCACGGTGGGGGTGATGTACGTGTACAGAGGAGTCATCATCCGCTGGCTCAATGGGTCCAAC ACATACTTTGACCCAAAGTCACTCAGCTACAAAAGCTACATTGGCACCATTGATGTAGAAGACCTGAAGATGCCACTACAGAAACACGCCTTCAACATTGTGACGAGTAACAGCATCCCTCCCGACCGTGACATCCCAGACGTGAGATACAGTCa atgtAAAAAGACTGACTATTCCTTCAAAAAATTACCAAAGACTAGTATCATCATCACCTTCCATAACGAGGCACGGTCAGCATTGCTGAGGACAGTTATCAg TGTGTTGACTCGAACACCATTGTACCTGGTGGAAGATATTATACTAGTAGATGACTTCAGTGATGATC CTGATGACGGTCAGCTCCTTTCTGTGATTCCCAAAGTCAAACTGATCCGTAACGCTCAGCGAGAAG GTTTGATCAGGTCTCGAGTCATCGGTGCTGACACAGCAAACGGTCCCATCCTGACGTTCCTGGATTCTCACTGTGAGGTGAACAAGGAATGGCTACAGCCCTTACTACAGAGACTAGTGGAT GCTCCATACAGTGTAGTGAGTCCCGTGATAGACGTGATTGACATAGAGAGTTTCCAGTACAAGGCTGTGCCTGACATACTAAGGGGAG gtttTGACTGGAGCATGCACTTCAAGTGGGAAGACCAGCCTTTGTCCACGGTGGGGAAGAGGAAGACGGACCCAGTCAA GACTCCCATCATTGCTGGAGGAATATTCAGTGTCAGGAAGCAATGGTTCAATAACCTTGGCAAGTACGACACCAAGATGGACATCTGGGGAGGAGAgaactttg AGTTGTCATTCCGCGTGTGGATGTGTGGTGGACAGCTTGAGATCATCCCTTGCAGTCGAGTCGGACATGTGTTCCGCAAACGCCACCCCTACTCCTTCCCTGAGGGAAACTCGAACACATACATGAA GAATACACGAAGGACAGCGGAGGTGTGGATGGATGATTACAAGCGATTCTACTACGCTGCTCGACCGTCATCACGTATGCAGGCATACGGAGA TGTGCAAGAAAGACGTGCTCTACGACAGCGGCTCAAGTGTCAGACATTTCGATGGTACCTGGACAATGTTTATCCGGAACTAAA ATTGCCAGTGAATGATGAGTTTGCCTATGGCCAGATCTACCAGGACAATCAGTGTCTGGACATCATCCCCGGCCAACTCCCAGTCCTAATCAAGCTCCGTCCGTGTGTGGAATCAAAAGACTCACAG GAGTGGTCATGGCGCAGGAAAGGAGTCATCGTCAGTAATGGCATGTGTCTCACAGCAGGCATCCAGGAGACGCACTCCTACCTTGTTGTCCAGTTCTGTAACTATGGCGATAATCAG CGTTGGTACCGCCATAAGAACCACATCATCCATCAGGCCTCCAGCTTGTGTGTAGACAGTCACAAGTCAGAGACGGGATTGGTTCTGTCCGAGTGCGAGGATTACCTTTCTTCACAGCAGTGGAAGATCACTGTGGAGAACCCAGCGAGCCAAGAAAAGGAATATCTGGATGACTTATAA